The following coding sequences lie in one Miscanthus floridulus cultivar M001 chromosome 9, ASM1932011v1, whole genome shotgun sequence genomic window:
- the LOC136480131 gene encoding 3-ketoacyl-CoA synthase 20-like, with protein MSSKSETTASNERSSTIQSAGHRTCSIKLCYQHLAVSYALYLFLAPILAAADDFIAPARSALKANLPFTIAVLAVVAAVLASVYLMRRPRAVYLLDLACYKPGAEHAVTRETFMRLMARYGTFSDDSLAFQRKILERSGLGQGTNLPKALITSPPNSCMAEARSEAEAVMFGAVGQVLAKTGVRPWDIRIVVVNSGLCSPTPSLSAMIVNHYKLRGNVSSYNLGGMGCSASLISVDLAKQLL; from the coding sequence ATGAGCAGCAAGTCAGAAACCACTGCGTCCAACGAGCGTAGCAGCACAATCCAGAGCGCCGGCCACCGGACATGCAGCATCAAGCTGTGCTACCAGCACCTGGCGGTCTCCTACGCGCTCTACCTCTTCCTGGCGCCCATCCTTGCTGCCGCTGACGACTTCATCGCGCCCGCACGCTCCGCGCTCAAAGCCAACCTGCCCTTCACCATCGCTGTCCTAGCCGTCGTCGCTGCCGTCCTCGCCTCGGTTTACCTCATGCGGCGCCCGCGGGCAGTGTACCTGCTAGACTTGGCGTGTTACAAGCCCGGGGCGGAGCACGCGGTGACCCGGGAGACGTTCATGCGGCTTATGGCCCGGTACGGAACGTTCTCCGACGACAGCCTGGCTTTCCAGCGGAAGATCCTGGAGCGCTCGGGACTGGGGCAGGGAACCAACTTGCCCAAGGCCCTGATCACCTCGCCGCCCAACTCGTGCATGGCGGAGGCCCGCAGCGAGGCGGAGGCTGTCATGTTCGGCGCCGTCGGCCAGGTGCTGGCCAAGACTGGCGTCCGCCCCTGGGACATCAGGATCGTCGTCGTTAACAGCGGCCTCTGCAGCCCCACACCGTCGCTCTCTGCCATGATCGTCAACCACTACAAGCTCCGCGGGAACGTCTCCAGCTATAACCTTGGCGGTATGGGGTGCAGCGCTAGCCTCATCTCCGTCGACCTCGCCAAGCAGCTGCTTTAG